The Limnospira fusiformis SAG 85.79 genomic interval AAGGCTTCATCCACATGACCTTTAAAATCCAACATGGAATCAAAAATGTGACGGACTACCCCTTGATTATCGATTACATAAGTCACCCGACCGGGAAGTATCCATAAGGTGGCTGGAACTCCGTATAATTTCCGCACCTGATTTCCCTTATCACTTAACAGAGTAAAAGGCAAATTATACTTACCGACAAATTTCTGATGTTCATCGGGGGAGTCCGCACTGACTCCGATAACTTCCGCCCCAGTTTCCTGAAAAATCGTGTAACTGTCCCGAAAGGCACAGGCTTCGGCCGTGCATCCTGGGGTATCATCTTTAGGGTAAAAATAAAGCACTACTGCTTTGTTACCCCGAAAGTCTTTGAGGCTAACCGATTCCCCGGTCTGGGAGGTTAAAGTAAAATCGGGGGCGAGGTCTCCAACTTGAACTGGCATATTTGCGATATCCTGTAACTTAACTTTAGCAAAAATGTTAAATTTTGTGTGCCTTTGTTATGATATCGCGGAATCTATCCTGCGGAAACCTAATTAATGGAAACCTATTCCCCCAGGTTCCATGCTGCACGATTCTATAGTTCCGCGCCCAAAAGCGATCGCCATATTAAACAATGAGGTATTGATTAAATGCGAGTTTTACTAATTTATCCAGTGTTTCCTAGAACCTTCTGGTCCTATGACAAAATTCTGGAACTGGTCGATCGCAAAGTCCTGTTACCTCCCCTAGGGCTGATCACCGTAGCGGCGATTTTACCCCAAGAATGGGAATTTAAGTTAGTCGATCGCAATATCCGACCCGTCACCGAAGCCGAATGGGAATGGGCGGATCTAGTCATTCTCACCGCCATGATCGTCCAAAAAGTCGATCTGCTGGCACAAATTCAGGAAGCCAAACGCCGAGGTAAACCCGTCGCTGTTGGTGGACCTTATGCCACCTCAGTCCCTGGTG includes:
- a CDS encoding peroxiredoxin — protein: MPVQVGDLAPDFTLTSQTGESVSLKDFRGNKAVVLYFYPKDDTPGCTAEACAFRDSYTIFQETGAEVIGVSADSPDEHQKFVGKYNLPFTLLSDKGNQVRKLYGVPATLWILPGRVTYVIDNQGVVRHIFDSMLDFKGHVDEALKTLRSMSAV